The following coding sequences are from one Hippopotamus amphibius kiboko isolate mHipAmp2 chromosome 9, mHipAmp2.hap2, whole genome shotgun sequence window:
- the NUMA1 gene encoding nuclear mitotic apparatus protein 1 isoform X2 → MTLHATRAAALLSWVNSLHVADPVEAVLQLQDCSIFIRIIDSIHGTDEGQQVLQQPVPERLEFVCSFLQKNRKHPSSPECLVSVQKVMEGSELELAKMTMLLLYHSSMSSKSPRDWEQFEYKIQAELAVILKFVLDHEDGLNLNEDLENFLQKAPVPFPCSSTISEELSPPSHQAKREVHFLELQKVASSSGNNFLSGSPASPMGDILQTPQFQMRRLKKQLADERNNRDELELELAENRKLLTEKDAQIAVMQQRIDRLALLNEKQAASPLEPRELEELRGKNESLTVRLHETLKQCQDLKTEKSQMDRKINQLSEENGDLSFKLREFASHLQQLQGALNELTEEHSKATREWVEKQAHLEKELSTALQDKKCLEEKNEILQGKLSQLEEHLAQMRENAPQEKGEVLGDVLQLETLKQEAATLAADNTQLQARAEALETERGQREAKLLAERSRFEEEKQQLAGLIAELQGSLSNLSQAKEELEQASQAQGARLSAQVATLTSELDTLKATVQQRDEELAVLKQQAQTEQAQLAQTLQQQEQASQGLHQQVEQLSSSLKQKEQQLEEAAREQEATRRDHAQQLATVAEEREASLRERDAALRQLEALEKEKAAKLEVLQQQLQAAGEARDSAQSSVTQAQREKAELSQKVEELHGRVEAARQEQCEAQAQVAELKAQLRSEQQKATERERVAQEKAQLQEQVRALEESLKVTKGSLEGEKRRAAGALEEQQRCISRLEAETRSLMEQHKQEQKELEEEKAGRRGLEARLQQLGEAHQAKTEALRQELAEAIVSQREAETECEQLAKEVATWRERYEDSQQEEAQYGAMFQEQLMTLKEECEKARQELQEAKEKVAGIEAHSELQIGRQQSELAQLHANLARALQQVQEKEVRAQKLADDLSALQEKMAATSKEVARLEALVRKAGEQQEASQELVKEPPRAGDRESEWLEEQQGRPFCSTQAALQAMEREAEQMGSELERLRAALMESQGQQQEERGQQEREVARLTQERGRAQADLALEKAAKAELEMRLQNALNEQRVEFATLQEALAQALMEKEGKDQELARLRGREAARGAELKELQQTVERLKEQLARKEEERPQSLGTASREDASGSGAPSEAAGKTEQKGPELEAVRAEVSRLEQQVRQYQEKASSLERSLEAEHARHKERAGALETLRGQLEQQAQELGSGQDALASAQRELATFRAKAQEHSKAEDEWKAQVARGQQEAERKNSLISSLEEEVSILNRQVLEKEGESKELKRLVIAESEKSQKLEERLRLLQAETASSSARAAERSSALREEVQALREEAEKQRVASESLRQELASQAERAEELSQELKAWQEKFFQKEQALSALQLEHTSTQALVSELLPAKHLCQQLQAEQAAAEKRHREELEQSKQAAAGLRAELLRAQRELGELVPLRQKVAEQERAAQQLRAEKASYAEQLSVLKKAHGLLAEENRGLGERANLGRQFLEVELDQAREKYGQELAALRADAETRLAEVQREAQGTARELEVMTAKYEGAKVKVLEERQRFQEERQKLTAQVEELSKKLADHDQASKVQQQKLKAQGGESQQEAQRLQAQLGELQAQLSQKEQAAEHYKLQMEKAKTHYDAKKQQNQELQEQLRGLEQLQTENKELRAEADRLGRELQQAGLKTKEAEQSCRLLTAQVRSLEAQVAHADQQLRDLGKFQVATDALKSREPQAKPQLDLSIDSLDLSCEEGTPLTITSKLPRTQPDGTSIPGEPASPISQRLPHKVESLESLYFTPIPARGQPPLESSLDSLGDVFLDSGRRTRSARRRTTQIINITMTKKLDVEEPDSANSSFYSTQSAPASQAGPRATSSTQSLARLGSPDDGNAALLSLPGYRPTTRSSARRSQAGVSSGAPPGRNSFYVGTCQDEPEQLDDWNRIAELQQRNRVCPPHLKTCYPLESRPSLSLPTITDEEIKTGDPRETLRRASMQPAQIAEGTGITTRQQRKRVSSEPHQGPGTPESKKATTCFPRPMTPRERHEGRRQSTTEAQKKAAPAVVKQADRRQSMAFSILNTPKKLGNSLLRRAASKKAPSKASPNPRSGTRRSPRIATTTASAATAAAIAAATATPRAKGKAKH, encoded by the exons ccACGGCACTGACGAAGGGCAGCAAGTCCTGCAGCAGCCGGTGCCAGAGAGACTGGAATTTGTGTGCAGTTTTCTGCAGA AAAACCGAAAACATCCCTCTTCTCCGGAATGCCTGGTGTCCGTGCAGAAGGTGATGGAGGGATCAGAGCTGGAACTGGCCAAG ATGACCATGCTGCTCTTATACCATTCCTCCATGAGCTCCAAAAGTCCCAGGGACTGGGAGCAATTTGAATACAAGATTCAG GCTGAGTTAGCCGTCATTCTCAAATTTGTGCTGGACCATGAGGATGGGCTAAACCTGAATGAGGACTTAGAGAACTTCTTGCAGAAAG CTCCTGTCCCTTTCCCCTGTTCCAGCACCATCTCTGAAGAGCTCTCCCCACCCAGCCACCAGGCTAAGAGGGAGGTTCACTTCCTAGAGCTACAGAAAGTTGCCTCTTCCAGTGGGAACAA CTTCCTCTCAGGTTCTCCAGCCTCCCCCATGGGTGACATCCTGCAGACCCCACAGTTCCAGATGAGGCGGCTGAAGAAGCAGCTTGCAGATGAGAGGAATAATCGAGACGAGCTGGAGCTGGAGTTGGCTGAGAACCGCAAGCTCCTCACCGAGAAGG ATGCGCAGATAGCCGTGATGCAGCAGCGCATCGACCGCCTGGCCCTGCTGAACGAGAAGCAGGCGGCCAGTCCACTGGAGCCCAGGGAGCTTGAGGAGCTCCGTGGCAAGAATGAGAG CCTCACCGTACGGCTCCATGAGACTCTGAAGCAGTGCCAGGACCTGAAGACAGAGAAGAGCCAGATGGATCGCAAAATTAACCAGCTTTCTGAGGAGAATGGGGACCTTTCCTTTAAG CTGCGGGAGTTTGCCAGTCACCTGCAGCAACTCCAAGGGGCGCTCAATGAACTGACAGAAGAGCACAGCAAGGCCACTCGGGAGTGGGTGGAGAAGCAGGCCCATCTGGAGAAGGAGCTCAGCACAGCCCTGCAGGACAAG AAATGCCTTGAAGAGAAGAATGAAATCCTTCAGGGAAAACTTTCACAGCTGGAAGAACATTTGGCCCAGATGCGGGAGAACGCACCCCAGGAGAAGGGCGAGGTGCTGGGTGATGTCTTGCAG CTGGAAACTCTCAAGCAAGAGGCAGCCACTCTCGCTGCAGACAACACCCAGCTCCAAGCCAGGGCGGAGGCACTGGAGACCGAGCGCGGCCAGCGGGAAGCCAAGCTGCTTGCCGAGCGGAGCCGCTTTGAAGAAGAGAAGCAGCAGTTGGCCGGCCTGATTGCCGAGCTGCAGGGCTCCCTGTCCAACCTCAGCCAGGCCAAGGAAGAGCTGGAGCAGGCCTCTCAGGCTCAGGGGGCCCGGCTGTCTGCCCAGGTGGCCACGCTGACCTCCGAGCTCGACACCCTCAAGGCCACTGTCCAGCAGCGGGATGAAGAACTGGCTGTGCTGAAGCAGCAGGCCCAAACGGAGCAGGCACAGCTCGCCCAGACCCTCCAGCAGCAGGaacaggcctcccagggcctccaCCAGCAGGTGGAGCAGCTGAGCAGCAGCCTGAAGCAGAAGGAGCAGCAGTTGGAAGAGGCCGCCAGGGAGCAGGAGGCCACCCGGCGAGACCATGCCCAGCAGCTGGCCACTGTGGCTGAGGAACGGGAGGCCTCTTTACGGGAGAGGGACGCGGCCCTCCGGCAGCTGGAGGCGTTGGAGAAGGAGAAGGCTGCCAAACTGGAGGTCCTGCAGCAGCAGCTTCAGGCTGCTGGTGAGGCCCGGGACAGTGCCCAGAGCTCGGTGACACAGGCCCAGCGGGAGAAGGCAGAGCTGAGCCAGAAGGTGGAGGAACTCCATGGCCGTGTTGAGGCAGCCCGCCAAGAGCAGTGtgaggcccaggcccaggtggCGGAGCTGAAAGCCCAGCTGAGGTCTGAGCAGCAAAAAGCAACCGAGAGAGAAAGGGTGGCCCAGGAGAAGGCCCAGCTCCAGGAGCAGGTCCGGGCCCTTGAGGAGTCCTTGAAGGTCACCAAGGGCAGCCTGGAAGGAGAGAAGCGCAGGGCTGCAGGCGCCCTGGAAGAGCAGCAGCGATGCATCtccaggctggaggcagagacCCGGAGCCTCATGGAGCAGCACAAGCAGGAACAGAAGGAACTGGAAGAAGAGAAGGCTGGGCGCAGGGGGCTGGAGGCCCGATTACAGCAGCTCGGGGAGGCCCATCAGGCCAAGACAGAAGCCCTGCGGCAGGAGCTGGCCGAGGCCATTGTCTCCCAGCGCGAGGCCGAGACTGAGTGTGAGCAGCTTGCTAAGGAGGTGGCCACCTGGCGTGAGCGGTACGAGGACAGCCAGCAGGAGGAGGCGCAGTATGGCGCCATGTTCCAGGAGCAGCTGATGACCCTGAAGGAGGAATGCGAGAAGGCCCGCCAGGAGCTGcaggaggcaaaggagaaggtggCAGGAATAGAGGCCCACAGCGAGCTCCAGATCGGCCGGCAGCAGAGTGAGCTTGCTCAGCTCCATGCCAACCTGGCCAGGGCCCTGCAGCAGGTCCAGGAAAAAGAGGTGAGGGCCCAGAAGCTCGCAGACGACCTCTCTGCTCTGCAGGAGAAGATGGCTGCCACCAGCAAGGAGGTGGCCCGCCTGGAGGCCTTGGTGCGCAAGGCGGGTGAGCAGCAGGAAGCCTCCCAGGAGCTAGTCAAGGAGCCGCCCAGGGCAGGAGACAGAGAGTCAGAGTGGCTGGAAGAGCAGCAGGGACGCCCATTCTGCAGCACGCAGGCTGCACTGCAGGCCATGGAGCGTGAGGCAGAGCAGATGGGCAGTGAGCTGGAGAGGCTGCGGGCCGCGCTGATGGAGAGCCAGGGCCAGCAGCAGGAGGAGCGCGGGCAGCAGGAGAGGGAGGTGGCGCGGCTGACCCAGGAGCGGGGCCGGGCCCAAGCCGACCTGGCCCTGGAGAAGGCCGCCAAGGCGGAGCTTGAGATGCGGCTGCAGAATGCCCTCAATGAGCAGCGTGTGGAGTTTGCCACCCTGCAGGAGGCACTGGCCCAGGCCCTgatggagaaggaggggaaggaccAGGAGCTGGCCAGGCTTCGTGGGCGGGAGGCagcccggggggcagagctgaAGGAGCTTCAGCAAACCGTGGAGCGACTGAAGGAACAGCTGGCCAGGAAAGAGGAGGAGCGCCCACAGTCTCTAGGAACGGCCAGCCGTGAAGATGCTTCTGGGTCGGGAGCCCCGTCTGAGGCTGCTGGAAAGACCGAGCAGAAAGGCCCCGAGCTGGAGGCTGTGCGGGCAGAGGTGAGCAGGCTGGAGCAGCAGGTCCGCCAGTATCAGGAGAAGGCCTCCAGCCTGGAGCGCAGCCTCGAGGCTGAGCACGCCCGCCACAAGGAGCGGGCCGGTGCTCTGGAGACTTTGCGGGGCCAGTTAGAGCAGCAGGCGCAGGAGCTGGGGAGCGGTCAGGACGCCTTAGCCTCAGCCCAAAGGGAGCTGGCCACCTTCCGCGCCAAGGCCCAGGAGCACAGCAAGGCTGAGGATGAGTGGAAGGCCCAGGTGGCCCGGGGTCAGCAGGAGGCTGAGAGGAAAAACAGCCTCATCAGCAGCTTGGAGGAGGAGGTATCCATCCTGAACCGCCAGGTGCTGGAGAAGGAGGGCGAGAGCAAGGAGTTGAAGCGGCTGGTTATCGCCGAGTCAGAGAAGagtcagaagctggaagagaggcTGCGCCTGCTCCAGGCAGAAACGGCCAGCAGCAGCGCCAGGGCCGCGGAACGCAGCTCCGCCCTGCGGGAGGAGGTCCAGGCCCTCCGGGAGGAGGCGGAGAAGCAGCGGGTGGCTTCTGAGAGCCTGAGGCAGGAGCTGGCCTCGCAGGCAGAGCGAGCGGAAGAGCTGAGCCAAGAGTTAAAGGCCTGGCAGGAGAAGTTCTTCCAGAAGGAGCAGGCCCTCTCCGCCCTGCAGCTGGAGCACACCAGCACGCAGGCCCTGGTGAGCGAGCTGCTGCCCGCTAAGCACCTGTGCCAGCAGCTGCAGGCCGAGCAGGCAGCGGCTGAGAAACGCCATCGGGAGGAGCTGGAGCAGAGCAAGCAGGCAGCCGCAGGGCTGCGGGCGGAGCTGCTGCGGGCCCAGCGTGAGCTCGGGGAGCTCGTGCCCCTGCGGCAGAAGGTGGCAGAGCAGGAGCGAGCAGCCCAGCAGCTGCGGGCAGAGAAGGCCAGCTACGCAGAGCAGCTGAGCGTGCTGAAGAAGGCGCATGGCCTGCTGGCCGAGGAGAACCGCGGGCTGGGCGAGCGGGCCAACCTCGGCCGGCAGTTTCTGGAAGTGGAGCTGGACCAGGCCCGGGAGAAGTACGGCCAAGAGCTGGCAGCTCTGCGTGCGGACGCTGAGACCCGTCTGGCCGAGGTGCAGCGGGAAGCCCAGGGCACTGCCCGGGAGCTGGAGGTCATGACTGCCAAGTACGAGGGTGCCAAGGTCAAGGTCCTGGAGGAGAGGCAGCGTTtccaggaggagaggcagaaactCACTGCCCAG gtgGAAGAACTGAGTAAGAAGCTAGCTGACCATGACCAAGCCAGCAAGGTGCAGCAGCAGAAGCTGAAG GCCCAGGGAGGTGAGAGCCAACAAGAGGCGCAGCGCCTCCAGGCCCAGCTGGGTGAGCTGCAGGCCCAGCTGAGCCAGAAGGAGCAGGCGGCTGAGCACTACAAGCTGCAG ATGGAGAAGGCCAAGACTCACTATGATGCCAAGAAGCAGCAGAACCAAGAGCTGCAGGAGCAGTTGCGGGGCCTGGAGCAGCTGCAGACGGAGAATAAGGAGCTGCGGGCTGAAGCGGATCGGCTGGGCCGGGAGTTGCAGCAGGCTGGGCTGAAGACCAAGGAGGCCGAGCAGAGCTGCCGCCTCCTCACCGCCCAGGTGCGCAGCCTGGAGGCACAG GTTGCCCATGCCGACCAGCAGCTTCGGGATCTGGGCAAGTTCCAGGTGGCGACTGATGCCTTAAAGAGCCGGGAGCCCCAGGCTAAGCCTCAGCTGGACTTGAGTATTGACAGCCTGGATCTGAGCTGCGAGGAGGGGACCCCACTCACTATCACCAG CAAGTTGCCTCGTACCCAGCCAGATGGTACCAGCATCCCTGGAGAGCCAGCCTCACCCATCTCCCAGCGTCTGCCCCACAAGGTAGAATCCCTGGAGAGTCTCTACTTCACCCCCATCCCCGCTCGGGGTCAGCCCCCGCTGGAGAGCAGCCTGGACTCCCTGGGGGACGTCTTCCTGGACTCAGGCCGGAGGACCCGCTCTGCTCGTCGGCGCACCACGCAGATCATCAACATCACCATGACCAAG AAGCTAGATGTGGAGGAGCCAGACAGCGCCAACTCCTCCTTCTATAGCACGCAGTCTGCCCCTGCTTCCCAGGCCGGCCCGAGAGCCACCTCCTCCACCCAGTCTCTAGCCCGCCTGGGCTCTCCCGACGATGGCAACGCGGCTCTGCTTAGCCTGCCTGGCTACCGGCCCACCACTCGCAGCTCTGCTCGCCGCTCCCAGGCTGGGGTGTCCAGCGGGGCCCCTCCAG GCAGGAACAGCTTTTACGTGGGCACGTGCCAGGATGAGCCCGAGCAGCTGGATGACTGGAACCGCATTGCAGAGTTGCAGCAGCGCAATCGCGTGTGCCCCCCGCACCTGAAGACCTGCTACCCCCTGGAGTCCAGG CCTTCCCTGAGCCTGCCGACCATCACAGATGAGGAGATAAAAACCGGTGACCCCCGGGAGACCCTGCGGCGAGCCAGCATGCAGCCAGCCCAGATAGCTGAGGGCACCGGCATCACCACCCGGCAGCAGCGCAAGCGGGTCTCCTCAGAGCCCCACCAGGGCCCTGGCACCCCTGAG TCTAAGAAGGCCACCACCTGTTTCCCACGCCCCATGACTCCCCGGGAACGACATGAAGGGCGCAGACAGAGCACTACCGAGGCCCAGAAGAAAGCAGCTCCAGCTGTTGTTAAACAG GCCGACCGCCGCCAGTCGATGGCCTTCAGCATCCTCAACACGCCCAAGAAGCTTGGGAATAGCCTCCTGCGGAGGGCAGCCTCAAAGAAAGCCCCGTCCAAGGCCTCTCCCAACCCTCGCAGTGGAACCCGCCGCTCTCCTCGCATTGCCACCACCACAGCCAGTGCCGCCACTGCCGCCGCCATCGCTGCCGCCACTGCCACCCCGCGGGCCAAGGGCAAG gCAAAGCACTAA